A single Paenibacillus sp. FSL R5-0517 DNA region contains:
- a CDS encoding sugar phosphate nucleotidyltransferase yields the protein MKGVILAGGTGTRLYPLTRLINKHLLPVGKHPMIMYGIDRLRQAGVDEILIVINKHSAGLYTEYLGGGADHGVKLTYRIQEKAGGIAEALDLATSFILPGEKFVVLLGDNLFSDDLKPYVDRYMQQPVGTARVLLKEVDDARRYGVPVFDPQHPQRISYIEEKPSQPKTSYCVTGIYMYDDHVFNLIRNISPSARGELEITDVNNHYASAGGLEYDILQKYWSDAGTFDSLQEAAVRMKGQLP from the coding sequence ATGAAAGGTGTAATTCTTGCCGGCGGAACAGGAACTAGACTGTATCCGCTGACCCGGCTCATTAACAAACATCTGCTTCCGGTCGGAAAACATCCGATGATTATGTACGGCATTGACAGGCTCCGCCAGGCAGGTGTTGATGAAATATTGATTGTGATTAACAAACATTCCGCCGGGCTATATACAGAGTATCTTGGTGGCGGAGCGGATCATGGGGTCAAGTTGACTTATCGTATTCAGGAAAAGGCAGGCGGGATCGCGGAAGCATTGGATCTGGCGACATCCTTTATTCTTCCTGGCGAAAAATTCGTTGTGCTTCTCGGCGATAATCTCTTCAGTGATGATCTGAAGCCTTATGTGGACCGCTACATGCAGCAACCTGTGGGTACAGCACGAGTCCTGCTCAAAGAGGTGGATGATGCACGACGTTACGGGGTGCCTGTCTTTGATCCACAGCATCCGCAGCGAATCTCGTATATTGAGGAGAAGCCAAGCCAGCCGAAAACCTCTTATTGTGTGACAGGAATATACATGTATGATGATCATGTTTTTAACCTGATTCGTAATATCTCGCCGTCTGCGCGCGGAGAACTCGAAATTACGGATGTGAATAATCACTACGCGTCTGCTGGCGGACTGGAATACGACATTTTGCAGAAATACTGGAGTGATGCAGGTACATTTGATTCGCTCCAGGAAGCAGCCGTTCGCATGAAAGGACAATTGCCCTAA
- a CDS encoding glycosyltransferase family A protein, producing MKGRSGIARRRRTTNRRTRVARIGINRRRGNKKHVELQKTRKSRSTSGQVDLHLMWEAGQVAGNEAKANNTASDKHARLVWNAHAANVKELSNFDLALKAGKAFMQGYAHASGHSLQIVPVPLRHSAAAVVCACNEEHTLGQVLLQLKRLPLTDIIVVLNGTTDDSLKQVLKQPGLTVVYEPDRAGHDVGRALGAKMTDAESVLFVDGDMVVPAEQLAPFLFAVDRGQDVALNNLTSLLPAFAGQDEVSRIKAYLNRILGRADLGSNSMTAVPHALSRRMIQTVKPASLAVPPKAQSLAIQHGMNVSAPSQVDVIRSNRLRPGNTGSGNDVARLIIGDHLEALATLLGTGWNSAQAHTLSRAEVAYRRNAR from the coding sequence ATGAAGGGACGATCAGGGATTGCCCGCCGCAGGCGGACAACAAATAGACGAACGAGAGTAGCAAGAATAGGAATTAACAGGCGTCGTGGGAACAAGAAGCATGTGGAGCTTCAAAAAACAAGAAAAAGCCGATCAACGTCTGGCCAAGTGGATCTGCACTTGATGTGGGAAGCGGGGCAAGTTGCAGGAAACGAGGCGAAGGCGAACAATACAGCATCAGACAAACACGCACGTCTCGTATGGAATGCACACGCGGCGAACGTTAAGGAACTAAGCAACTTCGATCTAGCCCTGAAGGCAGGTAAGGCATTTATGCAGGGTTATGCTCATGCCTCGGGACATTCATTGCAGATCGTGCCAGTTCCCCTTCGTCATTCGGCTGCTGCCGTTGTCTGTGCCTGTAATGAGGAACACACACTGGGGCAGGTGTTATTGCAATTAAAGCGATTGCCTCTGACGGATATCATTGTCGTACTGAATGGAACGACAGATGACAGTTTGAAACAGGTACTAAAGCAACCTGGTCTTACAGTAGTCTATGAACCGGATCGGGCAGGACATGATGTCGGGCGGGCTCTTGGAGCCAAGATGACGGATGCGGAGTCGGTACTCTTTGTGGATGGAGATATGGTCGTCCCGGCTGAACAGCTTGCACCCTTTCTGTTCGCCGTTGATCGGGGACAGGATGTGGCGTTGAATAATCTGACGTCTTTGCTTCCTGCGTTTGCCGGGCAGGATGAGGTAAGCAGGATCAAAGCATATCTGAACCGAATATTAGGCCGGGCAGATCTCGGTTCCAACTCCATGACAGCCGTGCCTCATGCATTATCTCGTCGTATGATTCAGACGGTGAAGCCAGCATCACTGGCCGTTCCACCTAAAGCACAAAGTCTAGCTATTCAGCATGGAATGAACGTCTCCGCACCAAGTCAGGTGGATGTTATTCGTTCCAATCGGTTGCGTCCTGGTAACACGGGAAGTGGGAATGATGTCGCCAGATTGATCATCGGAGATCATCTGGAGGCACTGGCTACATTACTGGGTACAGGTTGGAATTCAGCTCAGGCTCACACACTCTCCCGTGCAGAAGTGGCTTACAGGAGGAACGCCAGATGA
- a CDS encoding GT-D fold domain-containing glycosyltransferase, protein MQAQAVPGGYAEGYRDGVFAGGEALVAQHIPPDHILPVAAAADLIAAGFRQYAPSLTRLSSPHEMAGHIVAALDAQRPLSVVRLGDGELLTLAADTVLPGQEVQELAPFLPYAGVPCSTPDIRAMLAEAIQAADWVGVPISRAPTFQGLLFPVLRHFGIDWSRLKLTSSTINYSLHQSGLLLPLLQGRRVLLIGSQAAELGALLHNRGIHVTGIIGSVTGVMDIPSVMQLTAEHAFDIALVAAGIPAVILCRRIAGELGKVAFDFGHLADKLVKGELQL, encoded by the coding sequence GTGCAGGCGCAGGCCGTGCCCGGCGGCTATGCCGAGGGCTACCGCGACGGCGTATTCGCCGGCGGGGAGGCGCTGGTGGCGCAGCATATCCCGCCGGATCACATTCTGCCTGTCGCGGCGGCGGCAGATTTGATCGCGGCGGGATTTCGCCAATACGCGCCCAGCCTGACCCGGCTGTCCAGCCCGCATGAGATGGCTGGACACATCGTGGCGGCGCTGGATGCGCAGCGCCCCTTGTCTGTCGTTCGCCTCGGAGATGGCGAACTGCTGACGCTGGCAGCCGATACGGTGCTGCCCGGCCAGGAAGTGCAGGAGCTGGCACCGTTTCTGCCCTATGCAGGGGTGCCATGCTCAACCCCCGACATCCGCGCGATGCTTGCGGAAGCCATTCAGGCCGCCGACTGGGTTGGCGTCCCGATCTCGCGGGCGCCCACATTCCAGGGGCTGCTCTTCCCCGTATTGCGTCACTTCGGAATCGACTGGTCCCGGCTGAAGTTGACCAGCTCTACCATCAATTACAGTCTGCACCAGTCCGGCTTGCTGCTGCCATTGCTGCAAGGGCGACGGGTTTTGCTTATAGGCAGCCAGGCCGCAGAGCTTGGAGCGCTGCTGCATAACCGGGGGATTCATGTCACAGGCATCATTGGTTCTGTGACGGGAGTGATGGACATTCCGAGTGTGATGCAGCTAACCGCAGAACATGCCTTCGATATTGCATTGGTGGCAGCGGGTATTCCGGCGGTCATTCTGTGTCGACGAATCGCGGGTGAACTCGGCAAGGTCGCTTTTGATTTTGGACATTTGGCTGACAAACTGGTAAAAGGAGAGCTTCAACTCTAG
- a CDS encoding glycosyltransferase family 2 protein, translating to MTLTSIIIPTYNGLDLIRPCIDAIRQYSGDPASYEIIVVDNGSTDGTAEYCALERIRFVRFPDNRGFPAACNAGLRAACGDELLLLNNDVTVTPRWLENLRMALYSDVSIGITGPVTNYASGIQQIELTFRDMEHFQELANSNNIADSSRWREVRRIVGLCMLMKRNVVESVGLLDEAYSPGHYEDDDYCYRARLQGYRLLVCGDVLVHHQGSASFQKTDPIAWKQLLERNRSIFMNKWHVDPLEYMDISDEGGNVE from the coding sequence ATGACACTGACGAGTATCATTATCCCAACGTACAACGGTCTGGATCTGATCAGGCCCTGCATCGATGCCATACGTCAATACTCAGGCGATCCTGCGTCGTATGAAATTATCGTTGTTGATAACGGCTCGACGGATGGAACGGCTGAATATTGCGCGCTAGAGCGAATTCGATTTGTAAGGTTTCCGGACAATCGGGGATTTCCGGCCGCGTGTAACGCTGGACTTCGAGCAGCTTGCGGGGATGAACTGCTGCTGTTGAACAATGATGTTACGGTCACGCCCCGTTGGCTGGAGAATCTGCGAATGGCTCTGTACAGTGACGTAAGTATTGGGATCACGGGTCCTGTTACGAACTATGCAAGCGGCATCCAGCAGATTGAACTGACGTTCCGTGACATGGAACATTTTCAGGAGTTGGCCAATTCCAATAATATTGCGGATTCTTCAAGGTGGAGGGAAGTTCGTCGGATTGTCGGTCTGTGCATGCTGATGAAACGAAATGTCGTGGAATCGGTTGGACTGCTTGACGAGGCCTATTCTCCGGGACACTATGAAGATGATGATTATTGTTATAGAGCAAGATTGCAGGGTTATCGCTTGCTGGTATGTGGAGATGTTCTCGTGCATCATCAGGGAAGTGCCAGCTTCCAGAAGACAGATCCGATAGCATGGAAACAACTGCTTGAGCGTAATCGTTCGATTTTTATGAACAAATGGCATGTCGATCCGCTTGAATATATGGACATATCCGATGAAGGAGGGAACGTGGAATGA
- a CDS encoding glycosyltransferase family 2 protein, translated as MSTPDQQRGEERHGRSKKVNVRNDIRRKGHSHHNITSNNSTRSENSRNGSISSGKKTARPASQRDVSRPAMVVLHAAGRRSTRKSRRNGKSSRATRARLYKQGYHRGYDEGVRQGQSSFGLVFEGVSIIIPTYNQREYVLQCVSSIEKHTPAPYEIIVVDNASKDGTAKAMLRKGGMVRVAALDQNRGFAGGVNHGLMMARGRHIIVLNNDTLVTPGWLDNMMTCLASDPKIGVVGPVTNYIGGDQQIEVPYREVGEMWSFAATQNRPDADKHRITDRLVGFCWLFSRELLERVGYLDEGYAVGNYEDDDWIIRVKLAGYQLAVAGDAFIHHFGSVSMKALGEQDFAVVNKDNEQFYNQKWGDPHGLVAETSRLASQHTSGTSSGQQEDRDMSTIDSRQRISTQGSQDPALQFRRSCEFYPEGAFLSDAKGDVYTLTGGRRRKLNIPVPRGISPVQVAKPDLLAIPAGDALISAGDVQGWTMESHQVQNKAVQDSPHLWAEGSIVAAVDAPEIRYQISGGKRRRFVSVYAAERWGIHSGHIISVSAEQLNSLEEGWPIIAPPQLLNPDL; from the coding sequence ATGAGCACACCCGATCAACAGCGCGGGGAAGAACGTCATGGCCGCAGCAAGAAGGTTAATGTTCGAAACGACATCCGTCGAAAGGGTCACAGTCATCACAACATCACGTCAAATAACAGCACTCGCAGTGAAAACAGCCGGAATGGGAGTATAAGCAGCGGCAAAAAAACGGCTCGCCCTGCCTCACAGCGCGATGTCTCGCGACCTGCCATGGTCGTCCTGCATGCAGCAGGTCGTCGCTCAACGCGGAAATCCAGACGCAACGGTAAAAGCAGCCGCGCAACCAGAGCCAGGCTCTACAAACAGGGTTATCATAGAGGATACGACGAAGGTGTCCGCCAGGGACAGAGTTCATTTGGTCTGGTTTTTGAAGGAGTTAGCATCATTATTCCCACGTACAATCAACGGGAGTATGTGCTGCAATGTGTGTCCAGTATTGAAAAGCATACACCTGCCCCCTACGAAATCATTGTCGTGGATAATGCCTCCAAGGATGGAACTGCCAAGGCTATGCTCCGCAAAGGCGGCATGGTGAGGGTAGCAGCATTGGATCAAAACCGGGGGTTTGCCGGAGGTGTTAATCACGGGCTGATGATGGCGAGAGGACGACATATCATTGTACTGAACAACGATACGCTGGTTACTCCGGGTTGGCTGGATAATATGATGACATGTCTTGCCAGTGATCCGAAGATTGGTGTGGTGGGTCCGGTGACCAACTATATTGGCGGGGATCAGCAGATCGAGGTTCCATATCGTGAGGTAGGAGAGATGTGGTCTTTTGCCGCCACACAGAATCGTCCCGATGCAGACAAACATCGAATCACGGATCGTCTGGTCGGATTCTGCTGGCTATTCTCGCGGGAACTGCTGGAACGGGTAGGTTATCTGGACGAAGGGTACGCGGTGGGCAATTATGAAGATGACGACTGGATCATTCGGGTGAAGCTGGCAGGATACCAGCTTGCGGTAGCCGGGGATGCCTTTATCCATCACTTTGGAAGTGTCAGCATGAAAGCATTGGGTGAGCAGGATTTTGCAGTAGTGAACAAGGATAACGAGCAGTTTTATAACCAAAAGTGGGGAGATCCTCATGGCCTGGTTGCCGAGACGTCCCGGTTGGCGAGCCAACACACCTCTGGTACCTCATCCGGCCAACAGGAGGATAGAGACATGAGCACAATCGATTCGCGTCAGCGAATCTCAACACAGGGTAGCCAAGATCCAGCATTACAGTTTAGACGAAGTTGTGAGTTCTACCCGGAAGGTGCGTTCCTGTCGGATGCGAAAGGTGATGTCTATACGTTAACTGGCGGTCGGCGGCGTAAGCTGAACATTCCTGTACCTCGTGGAATATCACCTGTTCAGGTGGCCAAACCGGATCTGCTCGCCATTCCTGCCGGAGATGCACTGATATCAGCAGGTGACGTGCAAGGTTGGACGATGGAGTCACATCAGGTGCAGAATAAAGCGGTCCAGGATTCTCCACATCTCTGGGCAGAAGGAAGTATTGTTGCCGCAGTGGATGCACCCGAGATTCGATATCAGATCAGCGGAGGCAAGCGGAGACGATTTGTATCGGTCTATGCCGCAGAACGTTGGGGTATACATTCCGGGCATATTATCAGCGTGTCTGCGGAACAGCTGAATTCGTTGGAAGAAGGATGGCCGATTATCGCCCCACCTCAGCTCTTGAACCCGGATCTGTAA